CGTCCTTCCAAAGCCGCCGCCGCTTTAGCAACCCGCGCGGCGAATAACTCGGCGCGATGTCCCTGAACTCCGCCGCGAATCGCCTCATCTACTAAGTAGGCAATTTGTTCATGGGTGATGATTACTTCTTTCAACCATTCCCGTGCCAAGATAATTTGAGTTTTGAGAGAGTCTAAATCTTCGTTGTACTGTTTGAGGAAGTCTTGGGGGGATTTAGAATAAGCGATCGCAACTTCAACTGCTTCTACTCTTTGATCTAAGCCGAGTACACCATCAGCAGAGAGTGCGATCGCAATTCTATCTAACAAATGCTCCCGTAATCCGCCTTCTTCTGGATTGTAGGTGGCAATAAACAGGGATTTACACGGATGCTGAAAACTAATCCCTTCCCGTTCAATCTGGTTGCGTCCCTCAGATAATACTGTTAAAAGCTGATTTGATATTTGGTCATCTAATAAATTAATTTCATCTACGTACAGTACACCACGGTTTGCTGTAGCAAGTAAACCGGGTTGAAAAATCGTATCACCTTCTTTTACCGACTTTTCCACATCCACGGAACCTAATAGTCGGTCTTCTGTGATACCTAGAGGAATTTGCAAAAAAGGCGCGGGGATAATTTCGACAGGCACATCTTGAATATCTTTATCTGCGTACTCCGCCAAAAGTTGATCGTCCCATTCTTCTGGGTGGTTGGGGTCACAATTACTAATTGAACCTTTGACAACTTCAATCGGCGGTAGTAGAGCGTGGATAGCACGAGCCATTACAGATTTTGCCGTACCACGACGACCTGCGATCGCTACTCCTCCCAAACCAGGATCAACTGCGGCTAACAGTAAGGCTAATTTAATTGCTTCTTGACCAACTACGGCTGTCAAGGGAAAAGCAGTGATTGTGGGGTTGATAGTAGGCGCAGGCATTGTTTGCTTTCATAGCGAGTCTCGGCCTTTAGCATACCAATTTCTGACACATTTAGAATATAAGTGCGATCGCCTCCGTGGGCGTTACGTCATCACATTTTTCTTGGGAGGAAGATTTATGAGTATTGCCCAGGCTAAACGCTTCACACTAGATGAATACCACAGGCTCGGAGAATTAGGCTTTTTCCATGAAGATGACCACATTGAATTAATCAACGGGGAAATTATTGAAATGGCATCCAAAGGTACAGTCCATGAAACTTGTTTAAGAAAACTGTGGAAGGAACTCCCCAAAATACTGGGAGACAAGGCTACTTTGCAATCACAAGCGCCGATTGCTTTGCCACCTAATAGCGAACCTGAGCCTGATTTTGCGATTGTTCAAAACCGTGCTGATGATTATCTGTCGGGTCATCCTAAAGCGGCTAATGTGTTTTTAGTAATGGAGGTTTCAGATTCTTCTTTGGCCTATGAGCAAGACGTTAAAATACCTCTCTATGCTAAAGGAGGTATTACTGATTATTGGATATTCAATTTATTCGATAATTATTTGGAAGCTTACAGTGAACCATATCAGGATAATCAAGGCAGATATGGTTATTCAAATAAGAGAATTCTCTTGTCAAATGAGGTAATAACTTTTCCCTGCTTCCCTGATTTATCTCTTGATTTAGCTAGGGTATTTCCGCCAAAGCTGAATTTTTAAACTTTCTTATATAATTCAGTCATAAGACAAAAGAGTAAGTTTTATGGCTTATAGTGATTTTAAACTTCTTGAAGTTATTGATTCTTTTGGGTTAATTATCCACGAATCATCTGGATTATTTGCAAATGTAAAGGAGCAAGAGTGTAGTGATTTATTATCTACTATTCTAAGGGAAAATGTTGATTTAGCAGTAGCGATAAGTTCCGAAAAAGCTCGGAGTGAAATGATAATCAGTCCAATTTTATTAGAGATTAGACGCAAATTTAACTATGAAATAAGCTTTTTTTCTGGAGTTGATTTTACTGTTGATAGCCAACGAGGATTAAATGGTTTTTGTGATTTTATTTTGAGTCTTTCTTCCGAGCAGTTGCTTGTACGCAGCCCGGTGATTGTCTTAGTAGAAAGTAAAAATGAGAATTTGCGGTCTGGTTTAGCCCAATGTATTGCTGAAATGGTAGCTGCTCAGTTATTTAACGAGAGAGGTGGAAATCAAATAAAAGCTATATATGGTGCTGTTACTATCGGTACTATCTGGCAATTTCTTAAGCTTGAAGGTAATGTAGTTTCGATTGATTTGAGTGAATATTATATTAAGGATATTAAGAAAATTTTAGGTATTTTGTATGGTGCGATCGCTCAAAGCAAACCGTAAATTATTTATTAAATAAAATATCTTTGAAAAAATACCATAGAGCATTTTTAAAGTTCATGAATATGGGTGAGCGCTTTTACGAAATCTTCATAAATAAGTATATTGACAATCCAGGGTCATCCATGTCACTCTGTACATAAGACAGAACAAACAACCGCACTCTAAAGCGCAGGTTTTTGGTGTTGTCTCAGCAGCAGAATTCCTAGTTTCCTGCCGAGCTTCGCGTCATCCCTCCGGCTGAATTTTCAGCCCGATGTAAGGTCAACTGATTGACTAGACATTCAATGGGAAGACAAGATATCTGGGTGAATATTCAGGGGAAGGGATGACGCGAAGCTTGCTAGGAGACTAGGAGTTCTACTGCTGAGACTTAAGCCAAACGAAAGCGATGGTAGAGAGCTTTATGACAGAGAAGTACTTTTTAAGTGCAAATTTCTCGTCTAAAGTTCTGCTGCTAGATGTATGTGTAATTTGTTGAAGCTGTCCAGTTCACTAAACAATACTGGATAAATTACAATGACACACCCTGATCAATCTTCCAAAAAACAAACAAGCCAGCAGAAAAATTATATCGGTATTTTTGCCGATATTCAAAATGTCTCTTCAATTAAAGGAAAGGGTCATTTATTGCTGAAATTTGCCCAATCTAAGGGGCATATAGTCTGTAAAAATCTCTACTATAATTCACACGATATAAACCAAGTTTGTACCAAAAATGAGCTAGAAATTCTTAGTATGAAGGGTGTTGATGTTCCTGATTATTCAGAGAATAGTGCAGATTATAGATTGATGGCTGACTGTGTTAAAGCAGTTGCCTTTAATCCTTCTCTAAAAACAATTATCCTACTTTCAGGAGACTGGGACTATGCTGGCTTAATTTGTATTCTAAAATCTTTGGGTAAAAAGGTGATAATTTTTGCTCAACGAGGTAGTGAGAGTCCAAAGTTGATTAAACTGGTTGGTAATGATAACTTCCACTTTGTAGATGAATTACCTCAGCTAGTTGCCAATAGCAATAAGACTCAACCTCAAAACACAGATATTGTGTCTCAGATTAATTACAAAGAGGCTATAGAGTATTTAATTGAAGCTATCAAAACTGCCTCAAGCCAAGGTAAGCCTACCGTATTTGGTTGCATTGATAAATTGATGCGTCAACGTTGTGCTAACTATCAAGGATACTTATCTATTTCTACAGATGATAGTAAGAAATTTAAGAGTTTTAGCCAGTTTATTGATGTTGCTGTCAAGGATGGCAAAGTCCGAAAGCAAAATCAGGAGTTATTTTTAACTGAGTTAGATATACTGGCTGCCTAAAATAGTTTTGAAAAACCCAGTTGAATAAAAAACTGGGTTTTCCCAAAACACCGCGATTTGCGGTTTTTTCATGTCTGAAGACAATCACACTTGTAAAGTTTCCCAACAGTAAATTTCTGCAACAAGACACAAGATAAAATGCACAAACTTCTAATATTCCATAATGAAAAACTTCTACGCCGTGCGCTTACGCATCGTTCGTATGTGCATGAAAATCCCGGAGAAGGCGAACACAATGAACGCCTAGAATTTCTCGGTGATGCTTTGCTGAATTTCTTAAGTGGCGAGTATCTATATAGTTGTCACCCAGAAATGGGAGAAGATGAATTAACACGGCGGCGTTCGGCGCTGGTAGATGAAAAGCAATTAGCAAAGTTCGCTGAGGAAGTAGGTTTAGACTTTAGAATGCGGTTAGGAAAAGGTGCAATTCGAGATGGAGGCTACCAAAATCCTAATTTGCTCAGTAGCACCTTTGAAGCTGTACTTGGTGCTTATTATTTGGATAATGATTCGAATATTGAAGCAGTTCGCGCAATTGTAGAACCACTATTTGATTCTGTAGATCCAAAAAATATAGTTGTGTCTCGTTCTAATGTAGACTCAAAAAATCGCTTTCAAGAATGGGTGCAACGTAATGTTACTCCAAATCCCCCCAAATATTTCACAGAACAAATAGGAGGCCCTTCTCACGCGCCAGAATTCATCGCAAAAGTATTGGTAGATGAAAAAATTTATGGCGAAGGTAAGGGACGCAATAAAAAAGATGCAGAAAAAGCTGCTGCTGAAGATGCGCTTGCTAAGTTGAAAAAACAAGGTTTGTTATAGAGTTTATGGGTTCATAAATTTTAAGAATTTTAAAATTAGAAATTTCCTAACACTGAAAAAACGCAAAAAAATGAGGATGATATACTCCACCCTCATTTTATTTTTTGTCACTTTACTCATTTCCAGATAGTAGCCAGAAAAGAGTCAACTATTACAGTTGCGGTACGTACTGTTGCTTATCTGGGACTTCAGCATATTCAGCCACAATCTGGCGGAATTCTTCGCCATCAATGGTTTCTTTCTCGATGAGCAAATCTACTAAGCGATCGGTGACAGTGCGATGGTCACGGATGATCTTTTTAGCATTGTCGTAGCACTGCTCAACAATTTCCCTGACTTGTCCATCAATGCGGGAAGCGATGGATTCAGAATACTCAGATCGAGTTGTCCAATCACGACCCAAGAATACTTCTCCCTGCTGGCTTTCTAACGATAGTGGCCCTAAATCGGACATTCCGAAACGAGTCACCATCTGCCGTGCCATTCCCGATAACTGCTGCAAGTCTCCACCAGCGCCAGTTGTGACTTCCGCAGCGCCAAAAATTACCTCTTCGGCGGCGCGGCCACCCAAAGCACCAGTAATTCTCGCTTTCAACTGAGAACGGGAAATTAACCCCTGTTCTTCGTTGGGTGTAAACCAAGTTAAACCCTGTGCTTGTCCTCGTGGAATCAGGGTAACTTTCTGTACTGGGTCATGGTCTTTTAACAAAGTTCCCACTAAGGCGTGTCCGATTTCGTGGTAAGCAATTAAGCGCTTGCTCTTGCTATCAACCAAGGGAGTACCTTCCATACCAGCAACTACCCGATCTACTGCATCATCAATTTCGCGGAGGGTAATGGCTTCCTTGCGTCTTCTCGCAGTGAGAATTGCTGCTTCGTTGAGTAAGTTGGCTAAGTCAGCACCAGTGAATCCAGGAGTGCGGCGAGCGATCGCATCCAACGATACGCTAGTGTCTAATTTCTTATTCCGCGCATGGACTTGTAAGATTTCCAAACGCCCTTTGATATCGGGTGCATCGACTGTTACTTGGCGGTCAAAGCGACCGGGACGTAACAAGGCTGAGTCTAGTACGTCGGGACGGTTGGTAGCAGCAATAATAATGATGCCTGTGTTACCTTCAAACCCGTCCATTTCGGTGAGCAATTGGTTGAGGGTTTGCTCTCTCTCGTCGTTACCGCCACCGATACCAGCGCCCCGTTGTCTGCCCACAGCGTCGATTTCATCGATGAAGATAATACAGGGGGCGTTATCTTTAGCTTTCTTGAACAAGTCGCGGACGCGGGATGCACCCACGCCAACGAACATTTCTACAAATTCCGAACCGGAAATACTGAAGAAAGGTACACCTGCTTCGCCTGCGATCGCTTTTGCTAGTAAAGTTTTACCAGTTCCAGGAGGCCCAACTAACAGTACTCCCTTGGGAATGCGTGCGCCTACAGCGGTAAATCTTTCTGGCTGCTTGAGGAAGGTGACGACTTCTTGTAGTTCTTCCTTAGCTTCTTCGATGCCGGCTACGTCGTCAAATTTGACCCCGGTTTTTGCCTCCATTTGGAAACGCGCTTTGGATTTGCCGAAGTTCATCGCTTGACCTGGCCCGCCGGGGAGGTTACTAGAACGCCGGAACAAAAAGAACAGTCCGGTAATCAATAAAACTGGAAAGACAAGATTACCCAACAATCCCCAAATTGCGCCATCATTCCGCATCGGGTGAGCATCGAAACTAATGGCTTTTTCTTTGAGCTTACTAATTAACTCAGGAGCGTTAATAGGCAAATCTACACGCCACCTTTGGACACGATTTTCAATGTCTGGATCGCGGGCTTCTATAATTGCTGTTCTACCGCCTTCGTAAAGATCCACACTGGTGACGCGATCGCCGTCCAAGTATTCTAGGAAGCGACCATAAGTCATACGGGTATTGGCTGTGTTCCTATTCATGTCAGCAGGAGCGCCTGCAAAGGCCCCCTGCCAGAAGAAAAAACCAATTACCAAAGCCGGTAATGTCCAGAGTGCTACGACTTTCCAAGAGAATTTCATCTTAATTTGCCTCTAGATGCCTATACAAATCATTAGCTCTAGCCACAGAATGTTCATTACTCTGTCACTTTAAGTTGTTAAACGGATGTTTATAAATCCATTTTGTTTAATTTGATCTCTTATATGCAGTGTCATAAAGCAACTAGAGCATTATGACAGTACATATAAGAATCTTAATCAAAGTTAACTTAATTTTAATACAAAATCGCACGATAAAAGGAAGCCCAACGGGATGCAAAGACACAGATAATTTCTCCAGAATCTTCCTCGTGTCGGTTTAAGTCTTTCTCAATGATGATTTTGGGGGAGTAGGGAAGAAGCAAGGGAGCAGGGAGCAAGGGAGAAAAGTTTTCCCCTCTACCTTTTTTCAATGCCCCATGCCCCATGCCCTACTTTACTTCTGTAATTTTTAGACTGTAAGGAAGATACTTGCCTTTTTCGTAGGAGCCAACCCAAATTTGGTAACTTCCAGGTAGCCATTCACCAACAATGCCGGCATTTTTGCCATCAAAATCGTCATTGCACCAAGTACCACCGGGGCCCTTGATAATTATGGTGGTATCTTCAGGACTTTGAACTTGCAGCTTTAGGTAGTCAAATTTACTTGTTAGCACTAATGTGTGGTCTGGTGTTTCATCAACAAATCCAGTACAAGGGCCGGTGGCTGTTTCGCTTCTCCCACCTATTTGACTCCCAGATATTGAACCACCACTCATCCCGCGAACTGTCAAAGGGTCTGGGGAAAACTGAGGGCCAATGGTGACATCTCCAAATATTGTTGGCGCTTCTTGAGCATCAGTCACGGCATTAACTGTCGAGGTGATGAAGAGCGTAACTATCATGAACGATAATCTCATCCCTCTATTGAGCGCTTTTGTCGGCATTGTAATTACGTTCGCTTCTAAGTGTTTTTGAAGACATGAATTTTACACACCAAGTTCCCAATATGAGGAGAATTGACTAACTATTTTAGATGTGAAATTGAGAATAATTCATTAGTAATTAGTCAATGATTTCTGGTTCTTATCGTTGCTCTAAGTAAGTCGGCATAATAAAACCAAACTGTGTGAAGAAAAGTAAACAAGGCTAAAACCCTTTCTCACCTTGCTCCCTGCCTTATCCCAACAATAATTATTTACGCCCACTTACTTACCTTATGGATAGGGGCCCACAAATGTGCGCCCCTAAAATCTAAAATATTTCTAAAATTCAAAAGTAATCGCTAATTAACTTCTGTGATTGCTCGACTCAAGCGCGGCTTATCTAAACCAATCTGATTTAGTAGTAACCAAGATTGGATTAAGTCAGGGCCATGAACATCTCCAGTTAAGGCTGCTCGGAGCGATCGCATTACTAAGCCTTTTTTGACTTTTTGTTCTTTCACTACTTGTTTAATAATCTCCTGGGCAGCGGCTTCTGACAATTGCGGCTGATTTTCTAAAGCTGTGACAATCGCTTCAAGAACAGCCGCCGAGCCTTCTTGCTTCAGTTGCGTACTACCTTCCTCGCTAAATTCAACTGTATCGCTAAAAAACAGTTGGCTTTGAGGTACTGCATCTACCAGGCGAGTCAAACTCTGACTAATTAAAGTTACTAGCTGTTCTAACCAGGGGCGTTCTCTTCCACCATCAAATTTATACCCAGCCGCTTGCCAATAGGGGATGAGTAAATCTGTGAGTTTATCTACTGGCGTCTTGTGGATATACTGACTGTTTAACCAATCCAGCTTATCCCAGTCAAACTTTGCACCTGCTTTATTGACGCGCTCAAAGCCAAATTCTTTCGCTGCTGTTTCTAAGGTAAATATTTCTTGCGTCGAATCTGGTGGCGACCAACCTAGCAATGTCATGTAATTTACCAAGCCTTCAGCAGTAAAGCCCATTTTCTGAAAGTCAGAAATGGAAGTGACACCATCTCGCTTAGAAAGCTTGCGCCCTTCCATATTCAAAATCAGCGGCGTGTGAGAAAACTCTGGGATTTTTGCACCCAAAGCTTCATACAGTAAAATTTGCTTGGCGGTGTTGGCGATGTGGTCTTCTCCGCGGATGACATGGGTGATTTGCATATCGATGTCATCCACGACAACCACAAAGTTGTATAAAGGTTGACCGCTAGCCTCTTCTGAGGCGCGAGCGATGACCATATCACCACCTAAATCGCTACCTCGCCAAGACATCTTTCCCCTTACTAGGTCATTCCAGACAATTTCCCGCCCATCTTCGATTTTGAAGCGAATCACAAAGGAGCGACCTTCGGCTTCAAAGGCGGCGCGTTGTTCTGGGGTGAGGTTGCGGTGACGGTTGTCATACCGAGGAGCTTCACCTCTCGCTTTTTGGGCTTCTCTCAGAGCCTCTAATTCTTCGGAAGTGGTATAGCAACGATAAGCTAATCCTTGCTCTAGCAGTTTTTGTACTGCTTCTTTATAAAGATCCAGGCGTTGGGATTGAAAAAATGGCCCTTCATCCCAGTTCAACCCTAGCCAGCGCAGTCCTTCAAGAATATTGTCGGTGTATTCGGGACGCGATCGCTCTAAATCTGTATCTTCTATTCGCAGGATAAATTTCCCGCCGTGGTGGCGGGCAAATAACCAGTTAAATACAGCCGTTCTAGCTGTACCAATATGTAAATTTCCGGTTGGACTCGGCGCAATACGGACTCTAACAGTCACAGTTAATTCTCTCTTTCGCAAAGCATGATAAATGTAGCTTATAATCAAATCTTGAATTCTGAGGCAATGCCTTTGGGGAATTCAAAATCTAAAATCACCGGAGTTCAATTCAGTGATTCACTACTCATAAATTTAGAACGGGACTGACGGGGCTCGAACCCGCAACTTCCGCCGTGACAGGGCGGTGCTCTAACCAATTGAACTACAGTCCCTTGTTTGGCAACTTTGCTATTATCACTATTTTTTTTCTACTTGTCAAGGGTTTTGGAGTCGGGAATTAGAAATTATTTTTGTCCTGTCTCTCCAAGGTGCGAATTTTTCGTTAAAACCTTGATAATACAACCTGTGGCTCTGATTCCAAATGCTGCAATATCCGAGATTGTATTTGTTTATACTGCTGCTTTAATAGCTGTCTGCTCAACTGGGCTTGAGAAGTGGGTGGTAGAGTGTGACTCTGTTGCACCCAGGTTTTCAATAATTGCCGCTGAGTTGGCTCAATGCGACTGCTGAGAACCTGGGTGCAGGAATGTGGTTCTTCCAGAGTAAAGAAAATCAAAGGATAGTGTTCATTTTCAGTCAGGAGACTTACCATTTTAAGATTTTGGGGATTTTGCATATCTAAGTAGCATGGCAGCCACTTAGGAGCCAATTGCCGATTGTAGAGTACTGTCACCCACAACAGCATTGGGTGAGGGGATGTGATGAAGATAAATCGGCTGTAACGGGTAGAAGCCGCATAATTTTTGATTTCTTGTTGAGACAACATCAACCATAGTGCTGTCATCGATCCTTGTGCAGTGTCTAGAATTTGAGGAAAAACAATTTCTTGAATTGGTTTATTTTCAGGCCATAAAAGTTGCCGACAGCTTTGTTCTATTGCTATTGGTAATGCAGAATTTAAAGGACGGTTCAAGATGGAACTAGAGGCTATATTTGTAGGTAAGCTGGGACAATTTAAGGGTTCTAAACTATTTAATACTTGCAAAATTTGAGCGATATTTTGGGGGCGATCGCTTGCTTTTTTAGCCAGACAAGCCATGATTAAATTATTCAGCTTTTGAGGTATTTTCAGAGTGGGTTTAACCTCTGCGATCGTTTTTGGCTGCTCAAAGTGATGTGCCTTATACCAAGCGCCAAAGTAATCAGTTTCAGGTTGCCAAGGTTTTTTACCTGTGAGCATCTCAAACATCATTACACCCAGACTATAAATATCAGAGCGGCTATCTAATTTTTCTCCATCTAATTGTTCTGGAGAACAGTAGGGTAAAGTGCCATTAAATCCCCTACTTGTACTGGCTGTTGATGCATAATTTAAAAATCTAGCAATTCCAAAATCAAGAATTTTAACTAACTGACCCAATATCGGATCGGGAATAACTAATATATTAGCAGGCTTGATATCTCGATGAACTAACGGACAAATTTTGCCATCAATGTTAATACCTTGATGAGCGCATTGTAAGCCCAAACAAATCTGGCGAGAGAGAGTCAAAAATATATGTAGTGGCAGCGGAATTAAATCTTTTAAACTCTTGCCAGATAGATATTCCATGACATAATATGGTTTTCCTTTATCATTCACACCATAATCATAGGCTCGTACTATATGTATACTTTTTTGACTCAAAGCTGCACTCATTAAAGCTTCACGAGCAAAGTCTTGTTGCATCTTGCTATCTACAACAGTTTTAGTCAAAAATTTGACAGCAACCGGTATGCCTCCGAGCAAAATATCATTGGCTAAAAAAACTTCACCCATACCACCGCTACCAATTAATTGCTTAAGTTGATAACGATTGGCAAGCAAGCCCGTAGTACTTGGAGATGTAAATGGGCTTTGATTCACTTTATTCACCTCTGCTGTTGAGTCTATTTAAAGTTAGTAATACACACATAAGAATATCATTAGACAATTGTAGCAAGCATAGCAAGAATTGTAATCGCAAACTTTCAAGGACGTGATAAAAGTTTTAAAAAAATCTCCAAAAATTTAACCATCCAATTTTTTAAACCTTCTTTCTCAGCTTTTTGATGTGCAGCTAACTTGCGTAAGATGTCTAACTTTAACTTTTCATATTCTGTTTTCAAAATATTTTTAGCTTGATTAGGTGAAATTAATTCATTGGACTGTTGACTTATATTTAACCAATCTACAAGTTGCTGCCGCTGGTTAGCCGTAAGGTTTAAAGTCGTTACATGAGAGCAACGCGTTGGATCTTCTAGAGGAAAAAATAGTAAATGATAGTAACCTACTTCTGCTAAACTACGTGCTATATTCTGACCTTTATGATCTTTCAAATCCAGAAAATAAGGTAGCCATTTAGTCATAGAAGGTTGAGCATCGTATAGTACTGTTACCCACAATAGCATCGGGTATACATTCATTTTACTAATAAATTCAGTACCATGTATGTTATCCAAAAACTTGGTAATATCTTGTTTGGGCAACATTGCCCAAAAAGTTGGTATTGGTCTTTGAAGAGTATGTAGTAAATGCGGAAATCCAATTGGCGCAATTGGTTTATTCTTCGGCCAATTTTTCTGCAAACACTCTTTTTCTGATAATAAAGTTGCAGGTACTAATTGAACCGGAAATGAGACTTTAATAATGTCAGTACTATTGTTAGGAATAGCATTATTAAGCTGAAGACTAACTTTTTCTAAACCTTCTAATATTTGGTTGATATTTTGAGGGCGATCGCTTACTTCTTTTGCTAAACAACTCATCAATATCTTTTCTAATATTTCCGGTATTTTTACTTGCGGATTTACTTCTGTAACTGTCGGTGGCATTTGAAAGCGATGGGCTTGATACCAAGTACCAAAGGAGTTACTTTTTGTTTGAAATGGATGTTTCCCTGTCAGCATCTCAAACATTAGTACTCCCAAACTATAAATATCAGAGCGAACATCTAGCAGTTTACGCCCTTCCATGTGTTCTGGAGAACAGTAAGGCAAACTGCCAATAAAAGAATCTGTGAGAGTCATCCCACTTCGCTCTGTGAGAAATTTAGCAATACCAAAATCTAGTATTTTAACAATTTCTCCTCGTTTACTATCTTCAGCAAGAAATATATTTTCTGGTTTAATATCTCTGTGGACGATAGGATAAATTTCTCCTTTCAGGCTAATGCCTTGGTGGGCACATTGTAAACCTAAACAAATCTGATTACAAATCTCTAAAAACTTCGAGATTGTTAAGGGCTGAATTTTCAGAATTTGTTTTAGATTTTTTCCTTGAAGATATTCCATTACATAAAA
This Nostoc sp. C052 DNA region includes the following protein-coding sequences:
- a CDS encoding Uma2 family endonuclease, with the protein product MSIAQAKRFTLDEYHRLGELGFFHEDDHIELINGEIIEMASKGTVHETCLRKLWKELPKILGDKATLQSQAPIALPPNSEPEPDFAIVQNRADDYLSGHPKAANVFLVMEVSDSSLAYEQDVKIPLYAKGGITDYWIFNLFDNYLEAYSEPYQDNQGRYGYSNKRILLSNEVITFPCFPDLSLDLARVFPPKLNF
- a CDS encoding NYN domain-containing protein: MTHPDQSSKKQTSQQKNYIGIFADIQNVSSIKGKGHLLLKFAQSKGHIVCKNLYYNSHDINQVCTKNELEILSMKGVDVPDYSENSADYRLMADCVKAVAFNPSLKTIILLSGDWDYAGLICILKSLGKKVIIFAQRGSESPKLIKLVGNDNFHFVDELPQLVANSNKTQPQNTDIVSQINYKEAIEYLIEAIKTASSQGKPTVFGCIDKLMRQRCANYQGYLSISTDDSKKFKSFSQFIDVAVKDGKVRKQNQELFLTELDILAA
- the rnc gene encoding ribonuclease III, which translates into the protein MHKLLIFHNEKLLRRALTHRSYVHENPGEGEHNERLEFLGDALLNFLSGEYLYSCHPEMGEDELTRRRSALVDEKQLAKFAEEVGLDFRMRLGKGAIRDGGYQNPNLLSSTFEAVLGAYYLDNDSNIEAVRAIVEPLFDSVDPKNIVVSRSNVDSKNRFQEWVQRNVTPNPPKYFTEQIGGPSHAPEFIAKVLVDEKIYGEGKGRNKKDAEKAAAEDALAKLKKQGLL
- the ftsH2 gene encoding ATP-dependent zinc metalloprotease FtsH2, producing MKFSWKVVALWTLPALVIGFFFWQGAFAGAPADMNRNTANTRMTYGRFLEYLDGDRVTSVDLYEGGRTAIIEARDPDIENRVQRWRVDLPINAPELISKLKEKAISFDAHPMRNDGAIWGLLGNLVFPVLLITGLFFLFRRSSNLPGGPGQAMNFGKSKARFQMEAKTGVKFDDVAGIEEAKEELQEVVTFLKQPERFTAVGARIPKGVLLVGPPGTGKTLLAKAIAGEAGVPFFSISGSEFVEMFVGVGASRVRDLFKKAKDNAPCIIFIDEIDAVGRQRGAGIGGGNDEREQTLNQLLTEMDGFEGNTGIIIIAATNRPDVLDSALLRPGRFDRQVTVDAPDIKGRLEILQVHARNKKLDTSVSLDAIARRTPGFTGADLANLLNEAAILTARRRKEAITLREIDDAVDRVVAGMEGTPLVDSKSKRLIAYHEIGHALVGTLLKDHDPVQKVTLIPRGQAQGLTWFTPNEEQGLISRSQLKARITGALGGRAAEEVIFGAAEVTTGAGGDLQQLSGMARQMVTRFGMSDLGPLSLESQQGEVFLGRDWTTRSEYSESIASRIDGQVREIVEQCYDNAKKIIRDHRTVTDRLVDLLIEKETIDGEEFRQIVAEYAEVPDKQQYVPQL
- the gltX gene encoding glutamate--tRNA ligase, which gives rise to MTVRVRIAPSPTGNLHIGTARTAVFNWLFARHHGGKFILRIEDTDLERSRPEYTDNILEGLRWLGLNWDEGPFFQSQRLDLYKEAVQKLLEQGLAYRCYTTSEELEALREAQKARGEAPRYDNRHRNLTPEQRAAFEAEGRSFVIRFKIEDGREIVWNDLVRGKMSWRGSDLGGDMVIARASEEASGQPLYNFVVVVDDIDMQITHVIRGEDHIANTAKQILLYEALGAKIPEFSHTPLILNMEGRKLSKRDGVTSISDFQKMGFTAEGLVNYMTLLGWSPPDSTQEIFTLETAAKEFGFERVNKAGAKFDWDKLDWLNSQYIHKTPVDKLTDLLIPYWQAAGYKFDGGRERPWLEQLVTLISQSLTRLVDAVPQSQLFFSDTVEFSEEGSTQLKQEGSAAVLEAIVTALENQPQLSEAAAQEIIKQVVKEQKVKKGLVMRSLRAALTGDVHGPDLIQSWLLLNQIGLDKPRLSRAITEVN
- a CDS encoding serine/threonine-protein kinase, which translates into the protein MNQSPFTSPSTTGLLANRYQLKQLIGSGGMGEVFLANDILLGGIPVAVKFLTKTVVDSKMQQDFAREALMSAALSQKSIHIVRAYDYGVNDKGKPYYVMEYLSGKSLKDLIPLPLHIFLTLSRQICLGLQCAHQGINIDGKICPLVHRDIKPANILVIPDPILGQLVKILDFGIARFLNYASTASTSRGFNGTLPYCSPEQLDGEKLDSRSDIYSLGVMMFEMLTGKKPWQPETDYFGAWYKAHHFEQPKTIAEVKPTLKIPQKLNNLIMACLAKKASDRPQNIAQILQVLNSLEPLNCPSLPTNIASSSILNRPLNSALPIAIEQSCRQLLWPENKPIQEIVFPQILDTAQGSMTALWLMLSQQEIKNYAASTRYSRFIFITSPHPMLLWVTVLYNRQLAPKWLPCYLDMQNPQNLKMVSLLTENEHYPLIFFTLEEPHSCTQVLSSRIEPTQRQLLKTWVQQSHTLPPTSQAQLSRQLLKQQYKQIQSRILQHLESEPQVVLSRF
- a CDS encoding serine/threonine-protein kinase, translated to MPENKIESMVGQKAELDDYIGQFLNNRYLIRDLIGKGGMGRVYLAEDTAKGGMPIAIKILSLSLSNQQMSQRFAREIFIGAQLGRKSKHIVRILSYGVTEDKTPFYVMEYLQGKNLKQILKIQPLTISKFLEICNQICLGLQCAHQGISLKGEIYPIVHRDIKPENIFLAEDSKRGEIVKILDFGIAKFLTERSGMTLTDSFIGSLPYCSPEHMEGRKLLDVRSDIYSLGVLMFEMLTGKHPFQTKSNSFGTWYQAHRFQMPPTVTEVNPQVKIPEILEKILMSCLAKEVSDRPQNINQILEGLEKVSLQLNNAIPNNSTDIIKVSFPVQLVPATLLSEKECLQKNWPKNKPIAPIGFPHLLHTLQRPIPTFWAMLPKQDITKFLDNIHGTEFISKMNVYPMLLWVTVLYDAQPSMTKWLPYFLDLKDHKGQNIARSLAEVGYYHLLFFPLEDPTRCSHVTTLNLTANQRQQLVDWLNISQQSNELISPNQAKNILKTEYEKLKLDILRKLAAHQKAEKEGLKNWMVKFLEIFLKLLSRP